Proteins encoded in a region of the Bacteroidota bacterium genome:
- a CDS encoding DNA polymerase III subunit alpha: protein MLLNCHTYYSFGYGTLSPETLFNETKSRGYTQFVLSDINNTSAILDALRQSKEYDLKIIPGIDFRNGVEQLYIGIAQNNEGFKELNTHLTYHLHHNIPFDKQAPSFNHVFVVYPLSNYKGQILKEHEFIGVSVKDLTSLPFSSAKHHYHKLVVLQTATFIEKKHFNAHRLLRAIDRNTLLSKLPAKEQADANNIIYDRTRIESAFSSYPKALQNTAHILNSCSVEFEFGKMSNKNLKHYTNSVQNDIELLRSESLKGLYYRYSHPKPEILERVEKELRIIEKMNFASYFLINWDIIKYAQHKNYYYVGRGSGANSMIAYLLRITDVDPIELDLYFERFINENRSNPPDFDIDFSWTDRDDMTRYIFETFGPERTALLATYSTFKNDAVIRELGKVFGLPPNEIEHLQYLKERKLHPQDNFGQLIFKYSSFIQNYPSHLSIHASGILISEEPIMAYSATFMPPKGYATTQFSMQEAEDIGLAKFDILSQRGLGKIKDSLELIKLNSGTEIDIHDVKKFYEDEKVKDLLRVGKCIGCFYVESPAMRMLLAKLQADDYLRLVAASSIIRPGVAKSGMMREYILRYRDKARRKKAEDELPVFYNLLKETFGVMVYQEDVIKVAHLYAGLSLAEADYLRRGMSWKFKQRNEFHEVEKRFFDNCKAKGYDEKITKDIWIQIESFANFAFSKGHSASYAVESFQALYLKAYFPLEYMVATLNNGGGFYRVDLYLHEARMHGATIMPPCTNKSELLCSIEGSTIYLGLVLIGELETHTSEIILQERKRNGLYKNLYDFIKRTSLSLDQIRQLIRIGAFNFTGKNKKELLWEAHSCINPIQKKTHETELFDVKPKKYKLPTLFTSWIDDAFDEMEILGFTLTSPFKLLRHPEEIRSLTATQLKQHIGKVVEITGYLVTQKNTKTSKGDYMHFGTFIDAEGLWIDTVHFPPVAKAFPFKGKGCYLIKGKVTEEFDFLTIEVQELHHMPMLNRDDVTVNEPKNLMPDEKQNIIYM from the coding sequence ATGCTCCTAAACTGTCATACATACTACAGCTTTGGTTACGGAACATTAAGTCCTGAAACTCTTTTTAATGAAACAAAATCAAGAGGTTATACTCAGTTTGTTTTATCTGATATCAATAACACATCGGCAATACTAGATGCACTACGACAAAGTAAAGAATATGATTTAAAAATAATTCCAGGCATCGATTTCAGGAATGGCGTTGAGCAATTATACATTGGCATTGCACAAAACAACGAAGGATTTAAAGAACTTAATACTCATCTTACCTATCATCTTCATCATAACATTCCGTTTGACAAACAAGCTCCTTCATTCAATCATGTGTTTGTTGTATATCCGTTATCTAATTATAAAGGACAAATACTTAAAGAACATGAGTTCATTGGTGTTAGCGTAAAAGATCTCACTTCGCTTCCCTTCTCCTCTGCCAAACACCATTACCACAAATTAGTAGTATTACAAACTGCTACTTTTATTGAGAAAAAACATTTTAATGCGCATCGCTTATTGCGCGCCATCGACAGAAATACCTTATTAAGCAAACTTCCCGCGAAGGAACAAGCGGATGCTAACAATATCATCTATGACAGAACCCGTATCGAATCTGCATTTTCCTCTTACCCAAAAGCACTCCAAAATACGGCACACATTTTAAACAGTTGCTCAGTTGAGTTTGAGTTTGGAAAAATGAGCAACAAAAATCTGAAACATTATACCAACAGTGTACAAAACGATATCGAACTCTTACGGAGTGAAAGTTTGAAAGGACTATATTATCGTTACTCTCATCCGAAACCGGAAATTTTAGAACGGGTAGAAAAAGAATTGCGCATCATTGAGAAAATGAATTTCGCTTCTTACTTTCTTATTAATTGGGATATTATCAAATACGCACAACATAAAAACTATTATTACGTAGGTCGCGGCAGTGGTGCTAATAGTATGATTGCATATTTGCTGCGCATAACGGATGTAGACCCGATAGAATTAGATTTATACTTCGAGCGCTTTATTAATGAAAACAGAAGTAATCCGCCTGATTTTGATATAGATTTTTCGTGGACCGACCGCGACGACATGACGCGCTACATTTTTGAAACATTTGGTCCGGAACGAACCGCATTACTGGCCACCTATTCTACTTTCAAAAACGATGCGGTTATCCGTGAACTCGGAAAAGTATTTGGATTGCCGCCAAATGAAATTGAACACCTTCAATATCTCAAAGAAAGAAAATTGCATCCGCAAGATAATTTCGGACAGTTAATTTTCAAGTACAGTTCGTTTATACAAAATTATCCGAGTCACCTCAGCATTCACGCCAGTGGTATTCTCATTTCGGAGGAACCCATCATGGCATACAGCGCTACTTTCATGCCACCTAAAGGTTATGCTACTACACAATTCAGTATGCAGGAAGCTGAAGATATTGGTCTGGCAAAATTTGATATTTTAAGTCAGAGAGGACTGGGAAAAATTAAAGACAGTTTGGAATTAATAAAACTAAACAGCGGAACGGAAATTGACATTCATGATGTAAAAAAGTTTTATGAAGATGAAAAAGTAAAAGACTTATTGCGGGTTGGGAAATGCATTGGTTGCTTTTATGTTGAGTCGCCCGCTATGCGAATGTTGCTGGCCAAATTACAAGCCGATGATTATTTACGATTAGTTGCTGCCAGTTCAATCATAAGACCGGGTGTTGCAAAAAGCGGGATGATGCGTGAGTATATTTTAAGATACCGCGATAAAGCAAGAAGAAAAAAAGCTGAAGATGAGCTTCCTGTTTTTTACAATCTGTTAAAAGAAACATTTGGTGTGATGGTATATCAGGAAGATGTAATTAAAGTAGCGCATCTGTATGCCGGCTTATCTCTAGCTGAAGCAGATTATCTGCGAAGAGGCATGTCGTGGAAGTTTAAACAACGTAACGAATTTCACGAAGTAGAAAAAAGGTTTTTTGATAACTGTAAAGCCAAAGGCTACGATGAAAAAATAACGAAGGATATTTGGATACAAATTGAAAGCTTTGCCAATTTCGCTTTTTCCAAAGGGCACTCGGCCAGTTACGCCGTAGAAAGTTTTCAAGCGCTTTATTTAAAAGCCTATTTCCCCCTCGAGTACATGGTAGCTACACTTAACAACGGAGGCGGATTTTACCGTGTTGATTTATATTTGCATGAAGCGCGCATGCATGGTGCTACCATTATGCCTCCCTGTACTAATAAAAGCGAACTGCTTTGCAGTATTGAAGGTTCAACTATTTATTTGGGCTTAGTGCTGATTGGCGAATTGGAAACACACACGTCGGAAATTATTTTACAGGAACGAAAAAGAAATGGTCTCTACAAAAATCTGTATGACTTTATAAAAAGAACTTCTTTATCATTAGATCAAATCCGTCAGCTAATCCGCATTGGCGCATTTAATTTTACAGGAAAAAATAAAAAAGAATTACTGTGGGAAGCACATTCATGTATAAATCCCATACAGAAAAAAACGCATGAAACCGAATTATTTGATGTAAAGCCAAAGAAATACAAATTACCTACTTTATTCACATCATGGATTGATGATGCTTTTGATGAAATGGAAATATTAGGCTTCACACTAACTTCTCCATTTAAATTATTACGCCATCCGGAAGAAATACGCTCACTAACAGCCACACAACTAAAACAGCACATTGGTAAAGTAGTAGAAATAACAGGCTATCTCGTTACACAAAAAAACACAAAAACTTCGAAAGGAGATTACATGCATTTTGGAACGTTTATTGATGCTGAAGGGCTATGGATTGATACCGTCCACTTTCCACCGGTTGCAAAAGCATTTCCCTTTAAAGGAAAAGGCTGTTACCTAATAAAAGGTAAGGTAACCGAAGAATTTGACTTCTTGACCATTGAAGTACAAGAATTGCATCACATGCCTATGCTGAACCGCGATGATGTAACTGTAAACGAACCGAAAAATTTAATGCCGGATGAAAAACAAAACATAATTTATATGTAA
- a CDS encoding tetratricopeptide repeat protein, producing the protein MREFNIKINYVLLLLTVLIAGQKTLAQSEKQKLDSLFKVVKTVTQDSSKANAYTAIAEQYLLFNVDSAFIFIKEYDLIGQKLQSSKNEKLHQKGLKLHATALLTRANGYFYLSQNDSATHYAKSALEVYKKIKDEQGIAACNNTLGNVEMNLSNLDEAERYFMLNYNNRKVLGVSKIVGAACNNLGMIAGKKADYKAASNYYLESLRIKDSLGDTKGVAKTYNNLGLLHAEQGDGKTALKYYNKSLEIDLELNDKKGEAVALNNMAIIYFQHEKNYPKSIETNEKALAIREAIGDKKGIGSSLNNLGTIYNVLTDSMLKHNEKEKANEYLKKAEDYIIRALAVRREIKDQNGVASALNNLGSVFIYKNKIDEAIKICKEALELGTKLQIPEREEASCKCLYEAYNRKKDFKNALYYLQRQIALTDSIRNETTKKELLTKTLSYEFEKKSLADSLKNAEQIKLERLDFENKQTKQRYFTISAILVSVLMFVLLAVTFRNYRNKKKISETLTRQNKIITQQKEEVESKNIAINQQKEIIEEKNREIVDSIQYAKRIQDAILPDNKILNDYFSESFILFKPKDIVSGDFYWIEKKQNTLHLAVVDCTGHGVPGAFISLLGYNLLNRSINEFNCKNPAEVLQCMDEKLEELLLRSSITVRDGMDLAFCTFHQTNNEIKMSFAGAHNPCWLIRKKSEKPVGKTILEFDEYALYELAANRQSIGGFTDKKPYLEESVSLTKGDMIYLFSDGYADQFGGDKGKKFKYGKLRELLLSINSKPLTFQLDSLNQTIEAWRGEQSQVDDICIIGIRV; encoded by the coding sequence ATGAGGGAGTTTAACATCAAAATAAATTACGTTCTCCTATTACTTACAGTTTTAATCGCTGGTCAAAAAACATTGGCTCAAAGCGAAAAACAAAAACTAGACAGCTTATTTAAAGTCGTTAAAACTGTAACGCAAGATTCCAGTAAAGCAAATGCCTACACCGCTATTGCCGAACAATACCTTTTATTTAATGTTGACAGCGCCTTCATTTTTATTAAAGAATATGATTTAATAGGGCAAAAACTTCAATCATCCAAAAATGAAAAACTTCATCAAAAAGGATTAAAACTTCACGCCACCGCTCTTCTGACCAGAGCTAACGGATATTTTTATTTAAGTCAGAACGACTCAGCTACACACTATGCCAAATCTGCTCTGGAAGTCTATAAAAAAATAAAAGATGAGCAGGGAATTGCGGCTTGTAATAATACGCTGGGAAATGTGGAAATGAATTTGTCAAATTTGGACGAAGCAGAAAGATACTTTATGTTAAATTATAACAACAGAAAAGTATTAGGGGTTTCTAAAATTGTAGGCGCAGCGTGTAATAACCTGGGAATGATTGCCGGTAAAAAAGCAGATTATAAAGCCGCTTCGAACTATTATCTGGAAAGTTTAAGAATTAAAGATTCCTTAGGGGATACGAAAGGTGTAGCAAAAACCTATAACAATTTGGGATTATTACATGCTGAACAAGGTGATGGAAAGACGGCCTTAAAATATTATAATAAATCGCTTGAAATTGATCTTGAATTAAATGATAAAAAAGGAGAAGCTGTTGCGTTGAATAACATGGCCATCATTTACTTTCAACACGAGAAAAATTATCCTAAATCAATTGAAACAAATGAAAAAGCTCTGGCCATACGTGAAGCCATTGGCGATAAAAAAGGTATCGGATCGTCTCTTAACAATTTAGGAACCATCTATAATGTTCTAACCGATTCCATGCTTAAGCATAATGAAAAAGAAAAAGCCAACGAATATCTTAAGAAGGCCGAAGATTATATTATACGGGCACTTGCAGTAAGAAGAGAAATTAAAGACCAGAACGGTGTTGCTTCAGCACTCAATAATCTCGGAAGTGTTTTTATATATAAAAACAAAATAGATGAAGCTATTAAAATTTGTAAAGAAGCTTTAGAGTTAGGAACAAAGTTACAAATCCCGGAAAGAGAAGAAGCTTCCTGCAAATGTTTATACGAGGCATATAACCGCAAGAAAGATTTTAAAAACGCGCTTTATTATTTACAACGCCAGATAGCGTTAACAGATTCGATAAGAAACGAAACAACCAAAAAAGAATTACTTACTAAAACACTTTCCTACGAATTTGAAAAGAAGAGTCTGGCAGACAGTTTAAAAAACGCTGAACAAATTAAACTGGAAAGATTAGACTTTGAAAACAAACAAACTAAGCAAAGGTATTTCACTATATCAGCCATTTTGGTTTCTGTTTTGATGTTTGTTTTATTGGCAGTAACATTCCGTAATTACAGAAATAAAAAGAAAATTTCGGAGACTTTAACCCGGCAAAATAAAATTATCACTCAGCAAAAAGAAGAAGTTGAGAGTAAAAACATTGCAATCAATCAACAGAAAGAAATCATTGAAGAAAAAAACAGAGAGATTGTTGATTCCATTCAATACGCAAAACGCATTCAAGATGCTATTCTCCCTGATAATAAAATTCTAAATGATTACTTCAGTGAATCCTTTATTTTATTTAAGCCAAAAGACATTGTTAGTGGCGATTTTTATTGGATTGAGAAAAAACAAAACACATTACATTTAGCTGTTGTAGACTGTACCGGTCATGGTGTACCGGGAGCTTTCATTTCTTTATTAGGTTATAATCTTTTAAACAGGTCTATTAATGAATTTAATTGCAAGAATCCGGCTGAAGTATTACAATGTATGGATGAAAAACTGGAAGAATTACTTCTGCGTTCATCAATTACTGTGCGAGACGGAATGGATTTAGCGTTTTGTACGTTTCATCAAACTAATAATGAAATCAAAATGAGTTTTGCCGGAGCACATAATCCATGTTGGTTAATTAGAAAAAAATCAGAAAAACCGGTTGGAAAAACCATTCTCGAATTTGATGAATATGCGCTTTATGAGCTGGCTGCGAACCGACAATCCATTGGAGGTTTTACAGATAAAAAACCGTATTTAGAAGAAAGTGTATCCCTCACTAAAGGTGATATGATTTATTTATTTAGTGATGGTTATGCCGATCAATTTGGTGGCGACAAAGGAAAAAAATTCAAATACGGAAAATTGCGTGAGCTTCTTTTATCTATCAATTCAAAGCCTTTAACATTCCAGCTCGATTCGTTAAATCAAACTATTGAAGCCTGGCGTGGTGAACAATCTCAAGTAGATGATATTTGTATAATCGGAATTAGGGTGTAA
- the rnc gene encoding ribonuclease III — MLKLLRGFTLKNSSEKELSKSLKNVLGFTPGNISLYKQAFLHSSKRETVNNERLEFLGDAVLGAVVAEYVFKLYPYKDEGFLTQLRSKVVNRQSLQQLAIKFGIDKYLKTGIKETEKGKSSAYGDAFEALIGAIYLDKGFPACKKFIVQRIIKLHLNLDELANTDSDYKSQLQIYTQKNKLSLEYRLLSEEQRGRDKIYTVQVFINNEPYVKFEHYSKRSAEQKAAQLTLEQLSITP; from the coding sequence TTGCTAAAGCTATTAAGGGGATTTACACTCAAAAACTCTTCCGAAAAGGAACTTTCTAAAAGTTTAAAAAATGTATTGGGATTTACTCCCGGAAATATTTCTTTATACAAACAAGCCTTTTTACATAGTAGCAAGCGCGAGACCGTTAACAATGAACGCCTCGAATTTTTAGGCGACGCCGTTTTAGGCGCTGTTGTGGCCGAGTATGTTTTTAAATTATATCCTTATAAAGACGAGGGCTTTCTTACGCAACTGAGATCAAAGGTTGTGAACCGACAATCTTTACAACAGCTCGCGATTAAGTTTGGAATCGATAAATATTTGAAGACAGGAATCAAAGAAACCGAAAAGGGAAAGTCTTCGGCTTACGGCGATGCTTTTGAAGCTTTGATTGGCGCCATTTATCTGGATAAGGGATTTCCTGCATGTAAGAAATTTATTGTGCAACGTATTATCAAGCTGCATTTGAATTTAGACGAGTTAGCGAATACGGACTCAGACTACAAAAGCCAATTACAGATTTACACACAGAAAAATAAACTAAGTTTGGAGTACCGTTTACTGAGTGAAGAGCAACGCGGTCGGGATAAAATTTATACGGTTCAGGTGTTTATTAATAATGAACCTTATGTGAAGTTTGAGCATTACAGTAAACGCTCGGCTGAACAGAAAGCGGCACAGTTAACTTTAGAACAACTTTCAATTACACCCTAA
- the fabF gene encoding beta-ketoacyl-ACP synthase II has product MQLKRVVVTGLGAITPLGNNVQDYWTNLINGVSGAANITRFDASKFKTRFACEVKGFNLDDYFDKKEARKLDAFCHYGIAASVQAVADSGIDQPGIDKNEVGVIWGSGIGGLDTFQTETFAFAKGDGTPRFNPFFIPKMIADICSGHISMRFGLRGPNFTTVSACASSTSALIDAFTYIRLGKANAIVSGGSEAAINESGIGGFNSAQAMSTRNDDPTRASRPYDKTRDGFVLGEGGVALVLEELEHAKARGAKIYAEVIGGGMSADAHHITAPHPEGLGATLVMQRALRDSGITADVVDYINTHGTSTPLGDGAELKAIVNVFGEQAYKMNISSTKSMTGHLLGAAGAIEGLATVLAIKNGIVPPTINFETPDPDIDQKLNLTVNKAQKRNIDVAISNTFGFGGHNAAVVFRKYNP; this is encoded by the coding sequence ATGCAATTAAAACGCGTAGTGGTTACCGGACTGGGTGCTATTACTCCATTGGGTAATAATGTTCAGGATTATTGGACTAACTTAATAAACGGAGTTAGTGGTGCGGCAAACATTACGCGTTTTGATGCATCTAAATTTAAAACACGCTTTGCTTGTGAAGTGAAGGGGTTTAATTTAGATGACTATTTTGACAAAAAGGAAGCCCGTAAACTGGACGCTTTTTGTCATTATGGTATTGCAGCATCCGTACAGGCGGTTGCTGATTCGGGCATTGACCAACCAGGCATTGATAAGAATGAAGTAGGTGTGATTTGGGGTTCAGGTATTGGAGGTTTAGATACATTCCAGACTGAAACTTTTGCGTTTGCGAAAGGGGATGGAACTCCACGTTTTAATCCTTTCTTTATTCCTAAAATGATTGCCGATATCTGTTCGGGTCATATCTCCATGCGTTTTGGTTTACGCGGTCCTAACTTTACTACTGTTTCTGCTTGCGCATCATCAACATCAGCTTTAATCGACGCTTTTACTTATATCAGATTAGGTAAAGCGAATGCTATTGTGAGCGGTGGTTCTGAAGCGGCAATCAATGAGAGTGGTATTGGCGGATTTAATTCGGCGCAAGCCATGAGTACACGCAACGATGATCCAACTCGTGCTTCTCGTCCTTATGATAAAACCCGTGATGGTTTTGTGTTAGGTGAGGGTGGAGTTGCTCTTGTTTTGGAAGAATTAGAACACGCTAAAGCACGCGGCGCAAAAATTTATGCTGAAGTAATTGGTGGAGGTATGAGTGCAGACGCACATCATATCACTGCTCCGCATCCTGAAGGTTTAGGTGCTACTCTGGTTATGCAGCGTGCATTAAGAGATTCAGGTATTACAGCCGATGTGGTTGATTACATCAATACACACGGAACAAGTACACCATTAGGTGATGGTGCCGAATTGAAAGCTATTGTTAATGTATTTGGAGAGCAAGCTTATAAAATGAACATTAGCTCAACTAAATCAATGACCGGACATTTATTAGGTGCTGCCGGAGCAATTGAAGGTTTAGCAACAGTTTTAGCTATTAAGAATGGTATTGTGCCTCCAACCATTAATTTCGAAACTCCGGATCCGGATATCGATCAAAAACTGAATTTGACAGTAAATAAAGCACAAAAGCGTAACATTGATGTTGCCATCAGTAATACATTTGGCTTTGGCGGACACAACGCTGCTGTTGTATTCCGCAAGTATAATCCATAA
- a CDS encoding acyl carrier protein — MSDIANKVKSIIVDKLGVDEKEVTPTASFTNDLGADSLDTVELIMEFEKEFNIAIPDEQAEKISTVGDAITYIETNAK, encoded by the coding sequence ATGTCAGACATAGCAAACAAAGTAAAATCAATTATCGTTGACAAATTAGGTGTTGATGAAAAAGAAGTAACTCCGACTGCAAGCTTTACTAACGATTTAGGAGCTGATTCTTTGGATACAGTTGAATTAATCATGGAGTTTGAAAAGGAATTCAACATCGCGATTCCTGATGAACAAGCTGAAAAAATCTCTACTGTAGGTGATGCAATCACTTACATCGAAACTAACGCAAAATAA
- the rimP gene encoding ribosome assembly cofactor RimP, with amino-acid sequence MITKEQIAELANEKLQGTSLFLVDIKVLPGNKIEVYVDGDNGIGINDCVSISRHIEGSLDREKEDFSLEVSSPDATKPIKMARQYNKHIGRDFEIVLTDASKITGTLKAVDSSGSIIIETVSRENKPVGKGKINVTKEHQIQLNNIKESKIKLKF; translated from the coding sequence ATGATAACGAAAGAGCAGATAGCAGAATTGGCGAACGAGAAACTTCAAGGCACTTCCTTGTTTCTGGTAGACATTAAAGTGCTACCGGGTAATAAAATTGAGGTTTACGTGGATGGTGACAATGGAATTGGGATTAACGACTGTGTGAGTATAAGTCGCCATATTGAAGGTAGCCTCGACAGAGAAAAGGAAGATTTTTCGCTGGAAGTAAGTTCGCCTGACGCAACCAAACCAATTAAAATGGCGCGTCAGTATAACAAACATATTGGTCGCGATTTTGAGATAGTGCTAACGGATGCTTCCAAAATAACCGGCACTTTAAAGGCGGTGGATTCGTCGGGCAGTATTATAATTGAAACGGTAAGCCGCGAAAACAAACCGGTTGGTAAAGGAAAGATAAATGTGACTAAAGAACATCAAATACAATTAAACAATATAAAAGAATCAAAAATCAAACTTAAATTTTAA
- the nusA gene encoding transcription termination/antitermination protein NusA, which translates to MEGANLIESFSEFKDIKNIDRATLMSIIEDVFRSMLVKRFGTDKNFDIIVNPDKGDIEIWKNRQIVDDEFAEDSFDYDENRHISLSDAKKIEPDFEIGEDVSEPVKLEDFGRRAVLAIRQNLVQKILELEKSEVYNKYKERVGEVITAEVYQVWKKEIMLIDDEGNELILPKTEQIPSDFFKKGDTVKAVVSKVEMKGGSPSIIVSRTSPVFLERLFETEVPEIFDGLITIKKIVREPGERAKVAVESYDDRIDPVGACVGMKGSRIHGIVRELKNENIDVINYTANSSLLIQRALSPAKVTSIKIDDENKRADVFLRPDQISLAIGKGGFNIKLASKLTGYEIDVYRDTDTDVETEDVDLDEFADEIEPAIIDELKAIGCDTAKSVLELSDDEIKRRTGLEEEAISDLRRVLESEFE; encoded by the coding sequence ATGGAAGGCGCAAACTTAATTGAATCGTTTTCGGAGTTTAAAGACATCAAAAACATCGATCGTGCTACATTAATGAGTATCATTGAAGACGTTTTTCGCAGCATGCTTGTGAAAAGATTCGGCACCGATAAAAATTTTGACATCATTGTAAACCCGGATAAAGGTGATATTGAAATCTGGAAAAACCGTCAGATTGTTGATGATGAGTTTGCTGAAGATTCTTTCGACTATGATGAAAACCGTCACATCAGCTTATCAGATGCTAAAAAAATTGAACCTGATTTTGAAATTGGTGAAGACGTGTCTGAACCTGTTAAATTGGAAGATTTCGGACGCCGTGCAGTATTGGCTATCCGTCAGAATTTAGTTCAAAAAATTCTTGAGCTTGAAAAGAGTGAAGTATATAACAAATATAAAGAGCGTGTTGGTGAAGTTATTACTGCTGAAGTATATCAAGTATGGAAAAAAGAAATCATGTTGATCGATGATGAAGGCAATGAGTTAATCTTACCTAAAACCGAGCAAATCCCATCTGATTTCTTTAAAAAAGGCGATACGGTGAAAGCTGTAGTTTCTAAAGTAGAAATGAAAGGCGGATCACCTTCTATTATCGTATCTCGTACATCGCCTGTTTTCTTAGAAAGACTATTTGAAACAGAAGTACCTGAAATTTTTGACGGATTAATTACCATTAAGAAAATTGTTCGTGAACCGGGCGAACGTGCTAAAGTAGCCGTTGAAAGTTACGACGATAGAATTGATCCTGTAGGAGCTTGCGTTGGTATGAAGGGTTCTCGTATTCACGGTATCGTTCGTGAATTGAAAAACGAAAATATTGACGTAATTAATTACACGGCTAATTCAAGTTTATTAATTCAACGTGCATTAAGTCCTGCTAAAGTAACCTCAATTAAAATTGATGATGAGAATAAGCGTGCTGATGTATTCTTACGCCCTGATCAAATTTCATTAGCTATCGGTAAAGGTGGATTTAACATCAAATTAGCTAGCAAATTAACCGGATATGAAATCGACGTTTACCGTGATACTGACACTGATGTAGAAACTGAAGACGTAGATCTTGATGAATTTGCAGACGAAATTGAACCAGCTATTATTGATGAACTAAAGGCGATTGGTTGCGATACTGCAAAATCAGTGCTTGAATTAAGTGATGATGAAATTAAGCGTCGTACAGGATTAGAAGAAGAAGCGATTTCTGATTTAAGACGAGTATTAGAGTCTGAATTCGAATAA